A section of the Gloeobacter violaceus PCC 7421 genome encodes:
- a CDS encoding rod shape-determining protein: MGLFSRFSRDMGIDLGTANTLIYVAGRGTVLFEPSVVALDERTGKALAFGEAARQMLGRTPGSVVTIRPLRDGVIANFDVTEMMLKHFIQRVHNGQYLVSPLIVIGIPSGVTSIERRAVMEAAIRAGAREVRLVDEPVAAAIGAGLPVSEPTGTMIVDIGGGTSEVAVLALKGTVLSESVRVAGDELTESIGTYLKKVHNLVIGERTAEGIKMQLGTAYPQRDEAAGKMEVRGLHLLSGLPRTVVVRAAEIRESMHEPLCAIVEAVKRTLERTPPELAADIADRGIVLAGGGALLRGLDDLISDETGVAVHVAENPLGCVALGIGRVLEDFQRLERVLGGSIKRLSDR, from the coding sequence GTGGGCCTTTTCAGTCGGTTTTCCCGAGACATGGGAATCGACCTGGGTACAGCCAATACGCTGATCTACGTCGCCGGTCGGGGCACGGTGCTCTTCGAGCCGAGTGTGGTCGCCCTCGACGAGCGCACCGGCAAAGCCCTGGCCTTCGGCGAAGCCGCCCGGCAGATGCTCGGGCGCACCCCCGGCAGCGTTGTCACGATCCGGCCTTTGCGCGATGGGGTGATAGCCAACTTCGACGTCACCGAGATGATGCTTAAGCACTTTATCCAGCGCGTGCACAATGGGCAGTACCTTGTCTCCCCGCTGATTGTGATCGGGATTCCAAGCGGGGTGACCAGCATCGAGCGGCGGGCGGTGATGGAGGCGGCCATCCGGGCGGGGGCGCGGGAGGTGCGCCTTGTGGACGAGCCGGTGGCGGCGGCTATCGGTGCCGGTTTGCCGGTGAGCGAACCGACCGGCACGATGATTGTCGATATCGGTGGCGGTACGAGCGAAGTGGCGGTCCTCGCCCTCAAAGGCACGGTGCTCTCCGAGTCGGTGCGCGTCGCGGGCGACGAACTCACCGAATCCATCGGCACCTATCTCAAGAAAGTGCACAACCTGGTAATTGGCGAGCGCACCGCCGAGGGGATCAAGATGCAGTTGGGCACAGCCTATCCCCAGCGCGATGAGGCGGCCGGCAAAATGGAGGTGCGCGGCCTGCATCTGCTGTCGGGGTTGCCGCGGACCGTGGTGGTCCGGGCGGCGGAGATCCGCGAAAGTATGCACGAACCGCTCTGCGCGATTGTGGAGGCGGTCAAGCGCACCCTGGAGCGCACACCGCCGGAATTGGCCGCCGACATCGCCGATCGCGGCATCGTGCTGGCGGGGGGCGGAGCCCTGCTGCGCGGTCTGGACGATTTGATTTCCGATGAAACGGGGGTAGCGGTGCACGTCGCCGAGAATCCGCTCGGTTGTGTGGCCCTTGGCATCGGCCGCGTACTCGAAGACTTCCAGCGTTTGGAGCGGGTGCTGGGCGGCAGCATCAAGCGGCTGAGCGATCGATAG
- the lgt gene encoding prolipoprotein diacylglyceryl transferase: protein METGFTSPGPLIVQIGGFAVRWYSLLILAGIIAGTLLSQKLAPERKVAPEVLSDLVVWLVVGAIPMARLYYVLFEWQRFAGEPWWKVFAIWEGGIAIHGAILGGLLAGWLFCRRNGYSLLTMIDLAAPGLILGQAIGRWGNFFNSEAYGAPTNLPWKLFIPEANRPPGMAAFAYYHPTFLYESLWNLGVLALLLFVFFRFKNLRPGSIACLYALAYSVGRFWIEGLRLDSLMVGPLRTAQLVSLAGIVLGAVGLWWLNRRSARQEAP from the coding sequence ATGGAAACCGGCTTCACCTCCCCGGGACCGCTTATCGTTCAGATTGGCGGCTTTGCGGTCCGCTGGTACAGCTTGCTCATTCTCGCGGGAATCATTGCCGGTACGCTGCTGTCGCAGAAACTGGCCCCCGAGCGCAAGGTCGCCCCGGAGGTGCTCTCGGATCTGGTCGTCTGGCTGGTGGTGGGGGCGATTCCGATGGCGCGGCTGTACTATGTACTCTTCGAGTGGCAGCGCTTCGCCGGGGAACCCTGGTGGAAGGTGTTTGCCATCTGGGAAGGGGGCATCGCCATCCACGGCGCCATCTTGGGGGGGCTGCTCGCCGGTTGGCTCTTTTGCCGCCGCAACGGCTATTCGCTTCTGACGATGATAGATCTGGCCGCCCCGGGGCTCATCCTCGGCCAGGCCATTGGCCGCTGGGGCAACTTTTTCAATTCCGAAGCCTACGGTGCCCCCACCAATCTGCCCTGGAAACTGTTTATCCCCGAGGCCAACCGCCCGCCCGGGATGGCCGCCTTTGCCTACTACCACCCGACGTTTCTGTACGAATCGCTCTGGAACCTGGGGGTACTGGCCCTGTTGCTGTTTGTGTTCTTTCGCTTTAAAAATCTGCGGCCCGGCAGCATCGCCTGTCTGTACGCCCTGGCCTACAGTGTCGGACGCTTCTGGATCGAAGGGTTGCGCCTCGACTCGCTGATGGTGGGTCCGCTGCGCACCGCCCAGTTGGTCAGCCTCGCCGGAATCGTGCTGGGGGCAGTCGGTCTGTGGTGGCTCAATCGCCGCAGTGCCCGACAAGAGGCGCCGTGA
- a CDS encoding DUF2949 domain-containing protein — translation METPAVETYLLTNRLLTEPQLVRARELVQLWQGSLPIVLWKLGLIDLNTFAILLEL, via the coding sequence ATGGAAACGCCCGCAGTTGAAACCTATTTGCTCACCAATCGGCTTTTGACCGAGCCGCAACTGGTGCGCGCCCGCGAACTGGTGCAACTGTGGCAGGGCAGTCTCCCCATCGTGCTCTGGAAATTGGGCCTTATTGACCTTAACACTTTTGCCATCCTGCTCGAACTCTAG
- a CDS encoding TPM domain-containing protein, which yields MGRMGWLLGGLLGLALACPAVRAEVNLPQPPVPVLDIAEQLTPQQRQVLGRQLTALEKNSGFKVRVLTQKIESPGRAVRDYWGLDERSILVVLNVLENNPLDFNIGMAVREKLPRVFWQELQGRYGNLFYVQENGRSKALMETVNAIDVSIRQGGRASVPGIPREHWLFTFVLSICGGLVAGFASHGRDRGGYFSWKGFLVSSPMWFILFVAFGLGPVLTRTSDWSLIVQNFGGFLAGGLVGFLIPSPKRERQDPNLSEG from the coding sequence ATGGGCAGGATGGGTTGGCTTCTCGGTGGATTATTGGGGCTGGCACTCGCGTGTCCGGCAGTGCGGGCCGAGGTCAACCTCCCGCAGCCGCCGGTGCCGGTGTTGGATATCGCCGAGCAATTGACGCCGCAGCAGCGCCAAGTGCTGGGCCGGCAGCTGACGGCACTGGAGAAAAATTCCGGTTTCAAGGTGCGGGTTTTGACCCAAAAAATCGAGTCGCCCGGCAGGGCGGTGCGCGATTACTGGGGACTCGATGAACGATCGATCCTGGTGGTGCTCAATGTCCTGGAGAACAACCCCCTCGATTTCAACATCGGCATGGCGGTGCGCGAGAAGCTGCCGCGGGTTTTCTGGCAGGAACTGCAGGGCCGCTACGGCAATCTGTTCTACGTCCAGGAGAACGGCCGCAGCAAAGCGCTGATGGAGACGGTCAACGCCATCGACGTGTCGATCCGCCAGGGTGGGCGCGCCTCGGTACCGGGCATTCCGCGCGAGCACTGGCTGTTCACCTTTGTGCTTTCGATTTGCGGCGGTCTGGTGGCCGGTTTTGCCAGCCACGGCCGCGACAGGGGTGGTTACTTCAGCTGGAAGGGCTTTCTGGTGTCCTCACCGATGTGGTTCATTTTGTTCGTGGCCTTCGGCCTCGGCCCGGTGCTCACCCGCACCTCCGATTGGTCGCTGATTGTCCAGAATTTCGGCGGATTTCTGGCGGGGGGGCTGGTGGGCTTTTTGATCCCCTCGCCCAAGCGCGAGCGGCAAGATCCCAACCTCTCGGAAGGTTGA
- a CDS encoding Ycf34 family protein produces the protein MCICINCALVDRCQTYHQVETIHQQPHLTEEPSFEPIHPVINVNIYDYGQGMEWDVVGCESFVSDPGRWSRLRPGELIPT, from the coding sequence ATGTGCATCTGCATCAATTGCGCGCTCGTGGATCGTTGCCAGACCTATCACCAGGTCGAGACCATCCACCAGCAGCCGCACCTGACGGAGGAACCTTCCTTCGAGCCGATTCATCCGGTCATCAACGTCAACATCTACGATTACGGCCAGGGCATGGAGTGGGACGTGGTCGGCTGTGAAAGCTTCGTGAGCGATCCCGGCCGCTGGTCGCGTCTGCGCCCCGGTGAATTGATTCCCACCTGA
- a CDS encoding helix-turn-helix domain-containing protein, whose amino-acid sequence MTTESFQPDSLKSVGSLLARGRQQRGWSVDDVSERTRIPRRYLLAIESGQTDHLPEPVYVRAFIRKYSDLVELDGTELLRELQPAAAAAEAVTAGTPIERASASLGKPTLRPFHAWLLYGALVILALGGFSYLQRSQEPEVVSAVKPTKPAPTKPAQGKTQKPPAKPTTQGAGAFGPPAPASKGLQMQLAMTQASWVRVIADGRKAFEGELPVGAKRDWQAEKQFTVRAGNAGGVLITLNDRSLGQLGKSGEVVERVFRPEP is encoded by the coding sequence ATGACAACCGAGAGTTTTCAACCCGACTCGCTCAAATCGGTGGGCTCATTGCTTGCGAGAGGCCGCCAGCAACGCGGCTGGTCGGTTGACGACGTCTCGGAGCGTACGCGCATCCCGAGGCGCTATTTGCTGGCTATCGAAAGCGGCCAGACTGACCATCTGCCGGAGCCGGTGTACGTGCGCGCCTTTATCCGCAAGTACTCCGACCTAGTTGAACTTGACGGCACAGAACTGCTCAGAGAACTGCAACCCGCCGCTGCGGCCGCCGAAGCAGTGACGGCCGGTACCCCCATCGAGCGGGCCAGTGCCTCGCTCGGCAAGCCGACTTTGCGCCCCTTTCACGCCTGGTTGCTCTATGGGGCCCTGGTGATCCTGGCCCTCGGAGGATTTTCGTACCTGCAGCGCTCGCAAGAACCCGAGGTGGTCTCGGCGGTCAAACCCACCAAGCCCGCACCGACCAAACCTGCCCAGGGCAAAACCCAGAAGCCGCCCGCCAAACCGACAACCCAGGGGGCCGGTGCTTTCGGCCCGCCCGCCCCCGCTTCTAAGGGATTGCAGATGCAACTTGCGATGACCCAGGCCTCCTGGGTGCGGGTGATCGCCGACGGCCGCAAGGCCTTCGAAGGCGAATTGCCCGTGGGAGCAAAGCGCGACTGGCAGGCCGAAAAGCAATTTACCGTACGGGCCGGCAACGCCGGGGGCGTGCTCATTACCCTCAACGACCGCTCCCTTGGACAGCTAGGCAAATCCGGGGAAGTCGTCGAGCGCGTCTTTCGTCCGGAACCCTGA
- a CDS encoding pseudouridine synthase → MGAAIRLQKLLAEHGIASRRKAEALIVSGQVCVNGTVVDRLGTRVDPQIDLIEVFGQPLHCMPPLLYVLLHKPVGWLSTCFDPRGRRTVLDLLPAEWRTGQGLHPVGRLDCDSSGALIVSNDGEFTFRLTHPRHQLPKTYRVWVRGRPTAAVLGRWRAGVVLEGQKTLPAAVTVVSRAAEATELEVVLVEGRNRQIRKVAELLGHPVERLHRTAIGPVALAGLPPGAHRLLSASQIERLLQATGTFDL, encoded by the coding sequence ATGGGAGCAGCTATCCGTCTTCAAAAGCTTCTGGCTGAGCACGGTATCGCCTCCCGCCGTAAAGCGGAGGCATTGATCGTCTCAGGTCAGGTGTGCGTCAACGGCACGGTCGTCGATCGGTTGGGCACTCGGGTCGATCCCCAAATTGATCTCATCGAAGTGTTCGGCCAGCCGTTGCACTGCATGCCGCCGTTGCTCTATGTCCTTTTGCACAAGCCGGTCGGTTGGCTTTCGACCTGCTTTGATCCGCGTGGGCGGCGGACGGTACTCGATTTGTTGCCGGCTGAATGGCGGACGGGCCAGGGTCTGCACCCGGTGGGCCGTCTCGATTGCGACAGTTCGGGGGCATTGATTGTCAGCAACGATGGGGAGTTCACCTTCCGGCTTACCCATCCGCGCCACCAGTTGCCTAAAACCTATCGAGTCTGGGTGCGTGGCCGACCGACGGCGGCAGTACTCGGGCGCTGGCGCGCGGGCGTCGTGCTTGAGGGCCAAAAGACGTTGCCGGCGGCGGTCACGGTCGTGAGCCGGGCTGCTGAGGCGACGGAGCTGGAGGTTGTCCTGGTCGAAGGCCGCAACCGCCAGATCCGCAAGGTGGCCGAGCTTCTGGGGCATCCGGTCGAGCGGCTGCACCGCACGGCCATCGGCCCTGTTGCCCTGGCGGGACTGCCCCCGGGCGCCCACCGTTTATTATCCGCTTCTCAAATCGAACGACTACTGCAAGCCACTGGAACCTTCGACTTATGA